The proteins below are encoded in one region of Engystomops pustulosus chromosome 8, aEngPut4.maternal, whole genome shotgun sequence:
- the LOC140075763 gene encoding uncharacterized protein yields MDEEERRRKIRDFSFDKCKRGNQGFQRILLQLFGLTAHGKSSFINSVICAWFKSDYKNYANAGDSEDLRTMGRRSYSLTKNIVLVDNRGCPTMNMYETGEIFAQLGNLLPLDQGVGWSKGFGLADRIVEAEPLVKASDFIIPIFVYRVTNNPSPNLKGELTEIFKTAEELTNVVPTVILTYKDHPNIRGVQTMFRDIGAVQIFAIENYTEKNPKRRRETEEEVISFLHGVICDVEFQADLPRDADQEMMGRKWFVLNYIHTRELIIQKTNLEKQKLMAKQKLEEDFRRKQEEEERQKKQRRQSLQVRLEEMERDYDRLRSQDQRQFEQKMRELKNPKRSKPKN; encoded by the exons ATGGACGAGGAAGAGCGGAGGAGGAAGATCCGAGACTTCAGTTTTGACAAATGTAAAAGGGGCAACCAGGGATTTCAGAGGATCCTCCTGCAGCTCTTCGGACTTACTGCCCATGGGAAGTCGTCCTTTATAAACAGCGTCATATGTGCCTGGTTCAAGAGCGACtacaaaaactatgcaaatgcagGTGATAGCGAGGATCTCCGCACAATGGGGAGGCGGAGCTACTCCCTGACCAAGAACATTGTCCTGGTGGACAACCGGGGCTGCCCCACCATGAACATGTACGAAACTGGGGAGATCTTTGCCCAACTGG GAAACCTGTTGCCTCTGGATCAAGGGGTCGGCTGGAGTAAAGGATTCGGGCTGGCGGACAGGATTGTGGAGGCAGAACCTCTTGTAAAAGCCTCAGATTTCATTATCCCGATATTCGTTTACAG ggTGACGAACAATCCAAGCCCTAATCTTAAAGGAGAGCTCACGGAAATATTTAAGACCGCAGAAGAGCTTACAA ATGTTGTTCCTACTGTTATCCTCACATACAAGGATCACCCGAACATCAGAGGAGTCCAAACAATGTTCCGGGATATTGGAGCTGTACAAATTTTTGCTATTGAAAATTacacagagaagaatccgaagagAAGACGAGAAACGGAGGAGGAAGTCATCAGTTTCCTGCACGGAGTCATCTGTGACGTTGAGTTTCAGGCCGACCTGCCGCGGGACGCAGATCAGGAGATGATGGGACGGAAGTGGTTTGTACTGAACTACATCCACACCAGGGAACTTATTATCCAGAAAACAAATCTAGAGAAACAGAAATTAATGGCGAAGCAAAAACTAGAAGAAGACTTCAGGCGGAaacaggaagaggaggaaagACAGAAGAAGCAAAGGAGACAATCACTTCAAGTGAGACTGGAGGAAATGGAACGAGATTACGACAGACTACGATCACAGGATCAGCGCCAGTTTGAACAGAAAATGAGAGAACTGAAAAACCCAAAAAGATCAAAACCCAAAAACTGA